The following coding sequences lie in one Arachis ipaensis cultivar K30076 chromosome B03, Araip1.1, whole genome shotgun sequence genomic window:
- the LOC107633972 gene encoding uncharacterized protein LOC107633972, whose translation MQQAGNIVVHRFDRRNEVFEVHKMTTGKVLVVDLARRTCDCGHFQVERIPCRLVIAYCANQCLDWQLYVHDVYKMTEVRKVYRFEFTPLGDPETWPAYEGPTLVANPALRRTSKGRPKLT comes from the coding sequence ATGCAACAAGCTGGGAATATAGTTGTGCACCGCTTTGATAGACGAAATGAGGTGTTTGAGGTGCACAAAATGACTACCGGAAAGGTGTTAGTTGTTGATCTTGCGCGACGGACGTGTGACTGTGGGCACTTTCAGGTTGAACGAATACCATGTCGTCTTGTTATTGCTTACTGTGCTAACCAGTGTCTCGATTGGCAGTTGTATGTGCATGATGTGTACAAGATGACAGAGGTTCGTAAGGTATATAGATTTGAGTTCACACCATTAGGTGATCCCGAGACATGGCCTGCTTATGAGGGACCCACATTGGTCGCTAATCCCGCCCTGAGGCGAACGTCTAAAGGCAGGCCTAAACTAACCTGA